GGTTTTACCCGGCCCACTCGCCGTGCCTCATGGGGACCCGAAACACAGGAGCAGCCGCGGCGCGTCGGCTTTGGCTCTCGGGCCCCCTGAGGTCCGGCAGTCCCGGCGGGTAAAACCCCGAAGGGGCGGCGCACAGGACGTGCGCCGTTTTCGTACGGGGCAGGATGCCCCGCACGAAAATTCCCGTCGGGACTGCGCACCCGCCGCGCAGCGGCGGGCGGACCGCCGGGGTGTGTTTTCTTTTGCCTACTTTTCTTTGCACAAGCAAAGAAAAGTAGGGCCTCCGCGGCGAGCGGCACCATGCCTGAGTAAAAGAAGATCCATCCCGCAAGGCCAGCGAACCAAAGGCTCGTCGCGGATGTGGTGCTGCCAGGGGCGGCCTGAGGATACGGTTTCCGTTGCCCCTCACCCCAACCCCTCTCCCCCAGGGAGAGGGGCTTTATCGCTGGCACATCCCTTGCAACCTCCCCGCCGATGAACCGACGGAGCCCCCCCATGCTGCTGCGCCTCACCTTCGCCCTGATCGGCGCCCTGACCGCATGCAGCGTGCTGGCCGCCGACTTCCAGCCGGTGGACAGCATCAAGGCCGCGGCGATCGGTGCGCTGCCGGACGGCAGCGAAGCCGAGGCCACGCTCGACCCCGCCCTTCGTCTGCCCCGATGCAGTGCCGCCCTGGTCGCACGCGTGCAGGGCAGCAACAGCGTGGAAGTCGGCTGTCCGGATGGCTGGCGCCTGTTCGTGCCGGTGCGCGTGCGCCGCAGCCAGACCGTGCTGGTGCTGGCGCGGGGGATCGCGCCGGGCGAAACCATCACCGCCGACGCCTTCGTCGCCGAGCGTCGCGACGCCTCGCGTATCGTCGGTGCCGCCGTGGCCGATCCGGCCCAGGCCGTCGGCCGGGTCGCGCGGCGCATGCTGTCGGCCGGCGCCGTGCTGGCGTCGACCGACCTGGTCGCCCAGCGGCTGATCCGGCGCGGCGACAACGTGGCGCTGGTGTCCCGCCGCGGCGGGGTGGAGGTGAGGGTGGCCGGCAAGGCGCTCGCCGACGGCGGCGAGAACGAGCGGGTCACCGTGGAAAACCTGTCCTCGCGCCGCGTGGTGCAG
This window of the Pseudoxanthomonas sp. genome carries:
- the flgA gene encoding flagellar basal body P-ring formation chaperone FlgA, with product MLRLTFALIGALTACSVLAADFQPVDSIKAAAIGALPDGSEAEATLDPALRLPRCSAALVARVQGSNSVEVGCPDGWRLFVPVRVRRSQTVLVLARGIAPGETITADAFVAERRDASRIVGAAVADPAQAVGRVARRMLSAGAVLASTDLVAQRLIRRGDNVALVSRRGGVEVRVAGKALADGGENERVTVENLSSRRVVQGVVGPGGDVWVSR